In Canis lupus dingo isolate Sandy chromosome 1, ASM325472v2, whole genome shotgun sequence, a single genomic region encodes these proteins:
- the ZNF296 gene encoding zinc finger protein 296: MSRRKAGCTPRRVDPAPASSTDDEMEMPDLVIEVKPEPDARPLQAPGLGLFSPKEVPAPAPGRFDGEARHSPGPEPVPAGSPLHALGARNQWALWTPLIGNPRDRQPWTDKHPDLLTCGRCLQTFPLEAITAFMDHKKLDCQLFRGPSPCQGSERKDPKALSCFRCGRQFTGAWKLLRHAQWDHGLSIYQTEAEAPEAPLLGLAEVAAAVSAVVGPEAEAQGPRMSIVPRRSPTCPVCAKTLSSFSNLKVHMRSHTGERPYACDQCPYTCTQSSKLNRHKKTHRQPQPQSPCRAEASQEQASATAPPEPAAHAAAPASTLPCGRGGEGAGAAATAGVQEPGAPGGGAQVGPGGASWGPNTKVERTEPAKSELSPKKMPKPVGKSRGPGGSCEFCGKHFTNSSNLTVHRRSHTGERPYSCELCSYACAQSSKLNRHRRMHGLGPGSPRFECPHCCVPFGLRATLDKHLRQKHPEVGGEA; this comes from the exons ATGTCCCGCCGCAAGGCCGGCTGCACGCCCCGCCGAGTCGACCCCGCGCCCGCCTCCAGCACCGACGACGAGATGGAGATGCCGGACCTCGTCATCGAAGTGAAGCCCGAGCCAGACGCGCGGCCCCTgcaggccccggggctggggctctTCTCCCCGAAGGAAGTGCCCGCGCCCGCGCCGGGGCGGTTCGACGGCGAAGCCCGCCACTCCCCCGGGCCCGAGCCCGTGCCCGCCGGGAGCCCTCTCCACGCCCTCGGCGCGCGGAACCAGTGGGCGCTGTGGACGCCGCTGATCGGCAACCCTCGCG ACCGCCAGCCCTGGACGGACAAACACCCAGATCTGTTGACCTGCGGCCGTTGCCTGCAGACCTTTCCGTTGGAGGCCATCACTGCTTTCATGGACCACAAGAAGTTGGACTGTCAGCTTTTTagaggccccagcccctgccagggcTCAG AGCGCAAGGACCCCAAGGCCCTGAGCTGCTTCCGCTGCGGGAGGCAGTTCACGGGGGCCTGGAAACTGCTGCGCCATGCCCAGTGGGACCACGGACTGTCCATCTACCAGACGGAAGCTGAGGCCCCAGAGGCCCCACTACTGGGCCTGGCCGAGGTAGCTGCTGCTGTGTCGGCCGTGGTGGGGCCCGAAGCGGAGGCCCAGGGCCCCCGAATGAGCATCGTCCCCAGGCGGAGCCCCACCTGCCCTGTGTGCGCAAAGACCCTCAGCTCCTTCAGTAACCTCAAGGTGCACATGCGCTCACACACCGGCGAGCGGCCCTATGCCTGTGACCAGTGTCCCTATACCTGTACCCAGAGCAGCAAGCTCAACCGCCACAAGAAGACCCAccggcagccccagccccagagcccctgCAGGGCTGAAGCCAGTCAGGAACAGgcctctgccactgcccctccTGAGCCAGCTGCTCACGCTGCAGCCCCAGCCAGCACCCTCCCATGTGGTAGAGGTGGGGAGGGTGCCGGGGCCGCTGCCACTGCAGGCGTCCAGGAACCGGGGGCTCCTGGCGGTGGGGCTCAAGTAGGCCCTGGTGGGGCCAGCTGGGGACCTAACACCAAGGTAGAGAGAACTGAACCTGCTAAGAGTGAGCTGTCCCCAAAGAAGATGCCAAAGCCAGTGGGCAAGAGCCGCGGGCCTGGGGGCAGCTGTGAGTTCTGCGGGAAGCACTTTACCAACAGCAGCAACCTGACGGTGCACCGGCGCTCCCACACGGGCGAGCGGCCCTACTCCTGCGAGCTCTGCTCCTATGCCTGTGCCCAGAGCAGCAAGCTCAATCGCCACCGCCGCATGCATGGCCTGGGGCCCGGCAGCCCCCGCTTCGAGTGTCCCCATTGCTGTGTGCCCTTCGGCCTGCGGGCCACCCTGGACAAACACCTGCGGCAGAAGCACCccgaggtgggtggggaggcctgA